Proteins encoded in a region of the Spirochaeta lutea genome:
- a CDS encoding amidase family protein has protein sequence MVPLPIAREFDSRLERILQEDETGCNAVIRLAELESEWNRSPFNTSPRDIRESILAGAPVLVKDNIDTQGLGTTAGSLALSGVRVDSDAPIIKNLRASGGLVLGKTNLSEWANFRSSRSLSGWSSKGRQTLNAFDPARSPSGSSSGSAVAIARGYAEYALGTETDGSIISPAAHAGIVGIKPSKGLLDCTGIIPIASSQDTPGPMAATMGGAARLLAALLPPDPAAQAIVERLITPQAANPAGLRFGVWTGGEVFLQKPYAPILLLLEELAVSLVQAGAVRVPDELCDPEDRISLREAGELEMAILLHEFRDEITEYLTTRRSTSPIQSLEGLIGYNEIHREQVMPYFGQDLFEQALGTPGKRSHAYRQSRDRLNHIMLQDCLVPLFESNNLDLLLMPSNGPAWIRRPGKPQGYSGGTSSLAAISGWPSATLPLDRRRTPEHLPIGVSLLVRPGQDEQLCRIGLTLEQLIHQGNQEHPNP, from the coding sequence ATGGTACCCCTTCCGATTGCCCGGGAATTCGACAGCAGGCTGGAGCGTATCCTCCAGGAGGACGAAACAGGGTGTAACGCCGTCATCCGTCTGGCAGAGCTTGAGTCCGAATGGAACCGGTCTCCCTTTAACACCAGCCCTCGGGACATCAGGGAAAGCATCCTCGCCGGAGCCCCAGTGCTGGTGAAGGACAACATCGACACCCAGGGGTTAGGTACAACCGCTGGATCCTTGGCTCTTTCGGGGGTCAGGGTGGATTCCGACGCCCCTATCATCAAAAATCTCCGGGCCTCCGGCGGCCTGGTACTCGGCAAAACCAACCTCAGCGAATGGGCCAACTTCCGCTCCAGCCGATCATTAAGCGGATGGAGCAGTAAGGGACGTCAAACCCTCAATGCCTTTGATCCCGCCCGGTCGCCCAGCGGCTCAAGCTCCGGCAGCGCGGTAGCCATCGCCAGGGGATATGCCGAGTATGCCTTGGGCACCGAGACCGACGGCTCCATCATCAGTCCCGCAGCCCACGCCGGTATCGTCGGCATAAAGCCGAGTAAGGGACTATTGGACTGCACCGGGATCATCCCCATTGCCTCAAGCCAAGACACCCCGGGACCCATGGCGGCAACCATGGGCGGCGCTGCCCGGCTGCTGGCAGCCCTGCTTCCCCCGGACCCCGCCGCACAGGCTATTGTTGAACGACTCATAACCCCTCAGGCAGCCAATCCCGCCGGTCTACGCTTCGGTGTATGGACGGGGGGCGAGGTGTTCCTTCAGAAACCCTATGCACCGATTCTTCTGCTCCTGGAGGAACTTGCAGTCAGTCTGGTCCAGGCAGGGGCTGTACGGGTCCCCGATGAGCTCTGCGATCCCGAGGATAGAATCTCCCTCCGGGAGGCAGGTGAACTAGAAATGGCGATTCTGCTCCATGAGTTCCGGGACGAGATTACCGAGTACCTCACCACCCGGCGCAGCACCAGCCCCATTCAATCCCTGGAAGGACTCATCGGCTACAACGAGATCCACCGAGAACAGGTCATGCCCTACTTCGGCCAGGATTTGTTTGAACAGGCCCTCGGGACGCCGGGCAAAAGAAGCCACGCCTACCGTCAGAGCCGGGACCGGTTGAACCACATCATGCTCCAGGACTGCTTGGTTCCCCTCTTCGAATCCAACAATCTGGATCTGCTGCTCATGCCCAGCAACGGACCCGCATGGATACGCCGTCCCGGCAAACCCCAGGGATACTCCGGGGGAACCTCCAGCCTCGCCGCCATAAGCGGCTGGCCCAGCGCCACCCTGCCCCTGGACCGCCGACGGACCCCGGAACACCTCCCCATCGGGGTAAGCCTGTTGGTACGCCCCGGCCAGGATGAACAGCTGTGCCGGATCGGACTGACCCTGGAGCAGCTCATTCATCAGGGAAATCAGGAACACCCGAACCCCTGA
- a CDS encoding DUF342 domain-containing protein — MSTDYEISVQPRDDWMQVFLSIRVRGPLTETIPEEEIYTRLTTLGVTQGIDIPAIRRSIEAASRHGMSQKRVPIAHGVPPKAQCPGYYIFAPKLRALDPIFRQDRDCGPDEKPDRLPDNAEGAEVSPSPGPDSGGVSDPQRGLRSAPESQSTSGTFAGESPVGDSGGVSDSQAAHPSKPESPSSGGPVGHSASGTGKSTPEKSTPGKGPDYSEPVSIHNRVDYREIQSYLVVSRGEILAIWKQPTPGEPGYDVRGRQVTLPNQTITTLEPGEGTRVEGGRVYAEVTGKLSWNAKSFFVETTIRIKGNIDYRVGNIRFPGNLILEGEVRDRFKVWIGGTLDCLHGLDVHQIMTGGAVTVKEGIIGHGRGLLRTKSRVSARHVENCTIEALGDVVLEKACYNSRVYTRGSVILPKGRIVGGQVKTRDTISAGVVGNVAESVTELVLGIDFVVERMVDHYNTRQQAIRSARRELAREARVGRIREQRAEKRFAQLMEEEEYNNEQLIRLLPLLDVNDTAALEVHDTIYPGVRLRICSLQFTPTKPLKAVRFFIDKENGIISYEKLARS, encoded by the coding sequence GTGAGTACTGATTATGAGATTTCCGTACAACCCCGGGATGATTGGATGCAGGTGTTTCTCAGTATCCGGGTCCGGGGCCCGCTGACAGAGACGATACCCGAGGAAGAGATCTATACCCGGCTGACCACCCTGGGGGTAACCCAGGGTATCGACATTCCCGCCATCCGGCGGAGCATAGAGGCAGCCTCCCGTCACGGGATGTCCCAGAAACGGGTACCCATCGCCCATGGGGTACCACCCAAGGCCCAGTGCCCAGGGTACTATATCTTCGCACCCAAACTCCGCGCCCTGGATCCCATTTTTCGCCAGGACCGGGATTGCGGTCCCGATGAAAAACCGGACCGCCTACCCGACAATGCTGAGGGTGCCGAGGTCAGCCCCTCCCCCGGCCCGGACTCCGGCGGGGTTTCAGATCCTCAACGCGGCCTTCGGTCTGCACCGGAGTCCCAGTCGACTTCCGGAACCTTTGCGGGAGAGTCCCCCGTTGGGGACTCCGGCGGGGTTTCCGACTCTCAAGCAGCTCATCCGTCCAAACCGGAGTCCCCGTCTTCCGGCGGCCCTGTCGGGCATTCGGCTTCCGGGACCGGGAAAAGCACACCTGAAAAATCCACACCCGGAAAAGGGCCGGATTATTCGGAACCCGTGAGCATCCACAACCGGGTGGACTACCGGGAGATCCAAAGTTACCTTGTGGTGTCCCGGGGAGAAATTCTGGCCATCTGGAAACAACCGACCCCGGGAGAGCCGGGCTACGACGTACGGGGCCGTCAGGTTACCCTTCCGAATCAGACCATTACTACCCTTGAACCCGGGGAGGGCACGAGGGTAGAAGGGGGCCGGGTCTATGCCGAGGTAACAGGGAAACTGAGCTGGAATGCGAAATCCTTTTTTGTGGAGACCACCATCCGGATTAAGGGAAATATCGACTACCGGGTCGGCAATATCCGTTTTCCCGGAAACCTGATCCTGGAAGGGGAGGTTCGGGACCGCTTCAAGGTTTGGATCGGAGGAACCCTGGACTGCCTCCACGGACTGGATGTGCACCAGATTATGACCGGGGGAGCGGTGACGGTGAAGGAGGGCATCATCGGCCACGGTCGGGGTTTATTGCGTACCAAATCACGGGTTTCTGCCCGGCATGTGGAAAACTGTACCATCGAAGCCCTGGGCGATGTCGTCCTGGAGAAGGCTTGTTACAACAGCCGGGTGTATACCCGGGGCTCGGTGATCCTACCCAAGGGCAGGATAGTGGGCGGCCAGGTGAAAACCCGGGATACGATTTCCGCCGGGGTCGTCGGGAATGTGGCCGAGAGCGTTACGGAGCTGGTGTTAGGCATCGACTTCGTGGTTGAACGAATGGTGGATCACTACAACACCCGGCAGCAAGCCATTCGATCTGCCCGGCGGGAACTTGCCCGGGAAGCCCGGGTGGGCCGTATCCGGGAACAGCGGGCGGAAAAACGCTTTGCCCAGCTCATGGAGGAAGAGGAATACAATAATGAACAGTTGATTCGGTTATTACCCCTCCTGGATGTCAACGATACGGCGGCCCTGGAGGTTCACGATACCATCTATCCAGGGGTACGGTTACGAATCTGCTCCCTGCAATTTACCCCCACAAAGCCCCTGAAGGCGGTACGGTTTTTCATCGACAAGGAAAACGGGATAATTTCCTATGAAAAATTGGCGCGTTCATAG
- a CDS encoding cyclic nucleotide-binding domain-containing protein, whose translation MEKIEVSPGVYLVTIPKAGRSVLCGCPPDVTKHLMKRGLIHRKPWDGGLFESGPDAILLSDLPLQGGVFTNMAEFPILQMFYRQGMIIPGHPGNTGRKPLILGLSQQLRSLRDYLFRGTYGLGTLEEIQACGVDDQLARELLRIKLAFSFEKIRKYDELLEMVSLDGGQVELAPGVTAQRLGMNRFRFTEDDQELEVDLNLPAGQTYPAPVTLGFHRIQRHYFSVIHVGEGDGWDPHRPCMSSIVMFQGKIYLIDTGPNILDSLTALGISVNEIHGIFQTHAHDDHFAGLTSLVRTDHRIAYFATPMVRSTIMKKLAAIMGLPEKRFQRTFEFHDLKEGQWNNIDGLEVKPILSIHPVETTVLKFRSMWEGGYKTYAHLADIASWDVMKRMLLDHPKADEFSRQLYERIAGQLLKPADIKKIDIGGGLIHGDARDFSGDRSKKIILAHMDRDLTTQEKEIGANVSFGQEDVLIPAHSDYVRVQAGAYLRSYFPQAARYDLHMLLNCPLVSFNSGVLIQRSGVQAKNVYLIVNGVAEVVQSSRELDHMLSAGTLIGELEALGGEAPAQTYRARSYVNALAIPTELYRLFIQRNADLRSVTASCEAMLFLQTTWLFGEMVSSPVMHRVVQAMETRLYPPGDRIKNFDESSLFLVKSGRGRVLMDDREIEVLGPGDFFGEESIFFGKTGSLFSLVLDEDSQLFVIKGSALRDIPIIEWKIVETYERRLRAFGESVSRIHS comes from the coding sequence ATGGAAAAGATTGAAGTAAGTCCCGGTGTATACCTGGTTACCATACCCAAGGCGGGGCGGTCGGTTCTCTGCGGCTGCCCCCCGGATGTCACAAAACACCTCATGAAGCGTGGGTTGATCCACCGAAAACCCTGGGATGGAGGCCTCTTTGAGTCCGGCCCGGATGCTATCCTGCTTTCGGATCTGCCCCTCCAGGGCGGGGTGTTCACCAACATGGCGGAGTTCCCGATTCTGCAGATGTTCTACCGCCAGGGGATGATTATTCCCGGCCATCCGGGGAACACGGGGCGTAAACCCCTCATCCTGGGTCTGAGCCAGCAGCTTCGTAGTCTGCGGGATTATTTGTTCCGGGGTACCTACGGACTGGGAACCCTGGAGGAGATCCAAGCCTGCGGGGTGGACGACCAGTTGGCCCGGGAACTGCTGCGGATTAAGCTGGCCTTTTCCTTTGAAAAGATCCGGAAATACGATGAGTTATTGGAAATGGTCAGCCTCGACGGCGGCCAGGTGGAGCTTGCTCCCGGGGTAACCGCCCAGCGCCTGGGAATGAACCGCTTCCGGTTTACCGAGGATGATCAGGAGCTGGAGGTAGATCTGAATCTGCCTGCTGGGCAGACCTATCCGGCCCCGGTAACCCTGGGGTTTCACCGGATTCAACGGCATTATTTCTCGGTTATCCACGTGGGGGAGGGGGACGGATGGGATCCCCACCGGCCGTGCATGTCCAGCATTGTGATGTTCCAGGGGAAGATTTATCTCATCGATACCGGGCCTAACATTCTGGATAGTCTCACAGCCCTGGGCATCAGCGTGAATGAAATCCACGGTATCTTTCAGACCCACGCCCATGACGACCATTTCGCCGGGCTCACCAGTCTCGTTCGCACAGACCACCGTATCGCCTACTTTGCCACCCCCATGGTCCGGTCCACTATCATGAAAAAACTGGCCGCCATCATGGGATTGCCGGAGAAACGGTTCCAGCGGACCTTTGAGTTCCACGACCTCAAGGAGGGGCAGTGGAATAATATCGACGGCCTGGAGGTTAAACCCATCCTTTCCATCCACCCCGTGGAGACCACGGTGCTCAAGTTCCGCAGTATGTGGGAGGGCGGTTACAAGACCTACGCCCACCTGGCGGACATCGCCTCCTGGGATGTCATGAAGAGGATGCTCCTGGATCATCCGAAGGCTGACGAATTTTCCCGTCAACTCTATGAGCGGATAGCCGGTCAGCTATTAAAACCTGCGGATATCAAAAAAATCGACATCGGAGGCGGGCTTATCCACGGAGATGCCCGGGATTTCTCCGGAGATCGATCCAAGAAAATCATCCTCGCCCACATGGACCGGGACCTGACCACCCAGGAAAAGGAAATCGGTGCAAATGTCAGTTTCGGCCAGGAAGATGTGCTCATTCCGGCCCACAGCGATTACGTCCGGGTTCAGGCCGGGGCCTATCTCCGATCCTACTTCCCCCAGGCGGCCCGCTACGACCTGCATATGCTGTTGAACTGCCCCCTGGTGAGTTTCAATTCCGGGGTGCTCATCCAGCGCTCGGGTGTCCAGGCAAAAAACGTGTATCTGATTGTTAACGGCGTAGCCGAGGTCGTACAGAGTTCCAGGGAACTGGACCATATGCTATCCGCCGGCACCCTAATTGGCGAGTTGGAGGCCCTGGGGGGCGAGGCTCCTGCCCAGACCTACCGGGCAAGGAGTTATGTGAACGCCCTAGCCATACCAACGGAACTCTACCGGCTCTTCATCCAGCGGAACGCCGACCTCCGCAGTGTTACCGCATCCTGTGAGGCCATGCTCTTTCTCCAGACCACCTGGCTCTTCGGCGAAATGGTCTCCAGCCCGGTCATGCACCGGGTGGTTCAGGCCATGGAAACCCGGCTATACCCCCCAGGAGACCGGATTAAAAACTTCGATGAATCCAGCCTCTTCCTGGTAAAGTCCGGCAGGGGAAGGGTTCTCATGGATGACCGGGAGATCGAGGTATTGGGGCCCGGGGACTTTTTCGGGGAAGAAAGCATATTCTTCGGTAAAACCGGCAGCCTCTTCTCCCTGGTTCTGGATGAGGATTCTCAGCTCTTCGTCATAAAGGGCTCAGCCCTCCGGGACATCCCGATTATCGAATGGAAGATTGTTGAAACCTACGAGCGGCGGCTCCGTGCCTTCGGCGAGTCGGTATCCCGGATACATTCCTAA
- a CDS encoding histidine kinase dimerization/phosphoacceptor domain -containing protein — protein MKNWRVHSRALGAGICLGVILGALLTLWTVTRIQDQRHIDQQRMVEARLSSLQVELDQYLSRLSLAVEGLADFAAHQQNRLSRENFEVAARVLHAGLPVLRNLYLAPAGVITHVYPHQGNETVLGLNLFADPRSAVREEVFMAQYSSGITVSGPLELFQGGQGLVFRRAVRDAQGDFWGFAGLVVDVDSMAGMPGLQTDPAIELGVKNEMGTLLWGSEGAFDEHALLRDVRLPDGEGWSVAAVYRPEQAMSSPGFPAARGAGVFFAALALVAAGVTGTAGLYRRAVMRAGAAGPGLLVDNRGCVLGPLPREWTGTDANHPLISLFPPGSVLGEPFGPGEGPGTGGSEDTGGQITAQVGPEERILGMTRRKIPFSSLGAVILEDISVRVGAEKELARLRDLFTDLWSQDALGLVWISRDGIIRSINPCASYWLGLLQEGRVVQPGMVMPLDLPETGGSRDVVLPGGEPMRMRTLGSEDGRHLLVVLQGAAREVRTAGELQSLRREVQGLFDRTSAVVLRIDPGGKRVLEANPAAAAYYGYSEEQFRGMAFSKLGMQGVPDLIREDGAAGEAPGAGTRGAAGSPGEDGSVESAERGSGFGTVRELHVDAFGEPRAVEVSYSRSVAGEEGETGFAVIHDLRSLTQAQERISEVLKDKKTLLRELYHRTKNNMQVIASMISLKRFTLDDPAMDGLLAELEGKIHSMALVHQKLYQSKSLSRLSLGEYLEDVAQLVIATLAGSGIRLEADCGDVEVLIDIATPLGLVLNELITNSIKYAFPKGGPGVISLEVAREDEGRCRIEVADSGWGMPGGFSLATHGGIGLQTVGKIVEGQLRGTLELRENNPGVRWVMTFYNTLYTERVYPQ, from the coding sequence ATGAAAAATTGGCGCGTTCATAGCCGGGCCCTGGGGGCGGGGATTTGTTTGGGGGTGATTTTGGGCGCCCTGCTTACCCTTTGGACGGTAACCCGCATTCAAGACCAACGGCACATCGACCAGCAGCGGATGGTGGAAGCCCGGTTATCCTCCCTCCAGGTGGAACTGGACCAGTACCTATCCCGGCTCTCCCTTGCCGTTGAGGGTCTGGCCGATTTCGCCGCTCACCAGCAAAACAGACTATCCCGGGAGAATTTTGAGGTAGCAGCCCGGGTTCTCCACGCCGGCCTTCCGGTTCTCCGAAATCTTTACCTTGCCCCCGCAGGAGTGATCACCCATGTGTATCCCCACCAGGGAAACGAGACGGTTTTGGGTCTGAATCTCTTTGCCGATCCTCGGTCGGCAGTGAGAGAGGAGGTGTTCATGGCCCAGTATTCCTCGGGGATTACGGTTTCCGGCCCCCTGGAACTCTTTCAGGGTGGGCAGGGACTGGTGTTTCGGCGGGCTGTCCGGGATGCCCAGGGGGATTTCTGGGGGTTTGCCGGTCTGGTGGTGGATGTGGATTCTATGGCCGGGATGCCGGGCCTCCAGACCGATCCAGCAATAGAGCTGGGGGTTAAAAACGAGATGGGGACACTGCTCTGGGGTTCCGAGGGGGCCTTCGATGAGCATGCCCTCCTCCGGGATGTCCGGCTGCCCGACGGCGAGGGATGGTCCGTGGCAGCCGTCTACCGCCCGGAACAGGCGATGTCGTCCCCGGGGTTTCCAGCGGCCCGGGGTGCGGGTGTTTTTTTCGCGGCATTGGCGCTGGTTGCCGCCGGGGTGACTGGTACCGCCGGTTTATACCGGAGAGCAGTCATGAGGGCCGGGGCGGCAGGCCCTGGGCTGCTGGTGGATAACCGTGGCTGCGTTCTTGGTCCCCTGCCTCGGGAATGGACAGGCACGGATGCGAATCACCCCCTGATTTCCCTATTTCCCCCCGGCTCAGTCCTGGGCGAGCCTTTCGGACCGGGTGAGGGACCGGGTACGGGGGGGTCAGAGGACACCGGGGGGCAGATCACCGCGCAGGTTGGCCCTGAGGAACGTATCTTGGGAATGACCAGGAGGAAGATCCCCTTCAGCTCCCTAGGGGCGGTAATCCTGGAAGATATCAGTGTCCGGGTCGGAGCGGAAAAAGAGCTGGCTCGGTTGAGGGACCTTTTTACTGACCTCTGGTCTCAGGATGCTTTGGGTCTAGTGTGGATTTCCCGAGACGGCATAATTCGGAGCATAAATCCCTGCGCTTCCTACTGGCTGGGACTGCTCCAGGAGGGAAGGGTGGTTCAGCCCGGAATGGTTATGCCCCTGGATCTGCCCGAAACCGGCGGCTCTCGGGACGTTGTTCTGCCCGGAGGCGAGCCCATGAGGATGAGGACCCTGGGTTCCGAGGATGGTCGGCATCTGTTGGTTGTGCTCCAGGGCGCTGCCCGAGAAGTCAGGACGGCCGGCGAACTCCAGTCGCTCCGGAGGGAGGTGCAGGGGTTGTTCGACCGCACTAGCGCTGTGGTACTCCGGATTGATCCGGGGGGTAAGCGGGTGTTGGAAGCTAATCCAGCTGCTGCAGCCTACTACGGCTACAGCGAGGAGCAGTTTCGGGGAATGGCCTTCTCCAAGCTGGGTATGCAGGGTGTCCCGGATTTAATCCGAGAGGATGGGGCAGCCGGGGAAGCGCCGGGGGCCGGGACTAGAGGGGCAGCCGGGTCGCCCGGTGAGGATGGGTCGGTAGAATCAGCGGAGAGGGGCAGCGGATTTGGTACCGTACGGGAGCTTCATGTGGATGCATTCGGCGAGCCCAGAGCGGTAGAGGTCAGTTACAGCCGATCTGTCGCCGGAGAAGAGGGTGAAACCGGCTTCGCGGTGATCCATGATCTCAGGTCGCTGACCCAAGCTCAGGAGCGCATTAGCGAGGTTTTGAAGGATAAGAAGACCCTGCTCCGGGAATTGTACCACCGTACCAAGAATAATATGCAGGTCATTGCCTCCATGATTTCCTTGAAACGGTTTACCCTGGATGACCCTGCCATGGACGGGCTGTTGGCTGAGCTAGAGGGAAAGATTCACTCCATGGCTCTGGTTCACCAAAAACTCTACCAATCGAAAAGCCTGTCCCGGCTTAGTCTGGGAGAGTACCTGGAGGATGTGGCCCAGTTAGTCATTGCCACCCTGGCGGGATCGGGCATACGTCTTGAGGCGGACTGCGGGGACGTCGAGGTGCTCATCGATATTGCCACCCCCCTGGGATTGGTGTTGAATGAACTTATCACCAACTCAATAAAGTATGCATTTCCCAAGGGCGGTCCGGGGGTTATCAGTTTGGAGGTCGCCCGGGAGGACGAGGGGCGGTGCCGGATAGAGGTGGCAGATTCCGGATGGGGTATGCCCGGAGGATTTTCCTTGGCTACCCACGGGGGCATCGGACTCCAGACCGTGGGTAAAATCGTTGAGGGTCAGCTGAGGGGTACCCTGGAACTCCGGGAGAACAACCCCGGTGTCCGATGGGTGATGACCTTCTACAATACCCTCTACACGGAACGGGTATACCCTCAATGA
- a CDS encoding lycopene cyclase domain-containing protein — translation MKKHSYTLIALVVIAGPLALSFDQKVNFIQYLLPVLGATGIIGALYIIWDMLVTRAGHWQFNDEFVGTRRLLDLPPGEWLFFLCVPYATLFIFEVVEAYFGMGTLRPELWWTQALAIPPFLALAFLFRRRGYTLLAMSSVALFALVSLILVPGLFASSSFWLFFLFSFLAFSLVNGIYTSLPTIRYNSRAMLGIRVGSIPLEDFFYNLAYLGLTLTVYLALKSP, via the coding sequence GTGAAGAAACACAGCTACACCCTTATCGCCCTGGTAGTGATTGCCGGCCCCCTGGCTTTGAGCTTTGATCAGAAGGTGAACTTCATTCAGTACCTGCTCCCGGTCTTGGGAGCCACGGGAATCATCGGCGCCCTGTATATCATCTGGGATATGCTGGTAACCCGGGCAGGACATTGGCAGTTCAACGATGAATTTGTGGGAACACGACGGCTGCTCGACCTTCCCCCGGGGGAGTGGCTGTTTTTTCTCTGTGTTCCCTACGCAACCCTCTTCATTTTTGAGGTGGTAGAGGCCTATTTCGGCATGGGAACCCTCCGGCCGGAGCTCTGGTGGACCCAGGCCCTGGCAATCCCGCCCTTTTTGGCCCTGGCCTTCCTATTCCGTCGTCGGGGATACACCCTGCTGGCCATGTCGTCGGTAGCCTTGTTTGCCCTGGTTTCCTTGATTCTTGTTCCCGGGCTCTTTGCCTCATCAAGCTTCTGGCTGTTCTTCCTCTTCTCGTTTCTGGCCTTCTCCCTGGTCAACGGAATCTACACCAGCCTGCCCACCATCCGCTATAATTCCCGGGCAATGCTCGGAATCCGGGTGGGAAGCATTCCCCTGGAGGACTTTTTCTACAACCTTGCCTATCTGGGCCTGACCCTGACGGTGTACCTTGCCTTGAAATCACCCTAA
- a CDS encoding MFS transporter has translation MSNKAQSPSPTNFRAVQFLVLGAQFIFALAANTIQPLLPTIQEELGLSIFASSALPTIYTVSLAFTNLAVGFFIGKLGIKRMILGAGILGVLASLLAFLSPSFAVLTLAYIAYGFAIGSAFTSLTTLYSHLPERYRDFGLYHAFFGIGGIVAPLITGFVQNRGLDFHLIFLVYLILMFVSFLVFLLFPGLENRKYQNGSMGSMVKTLLGPLLIMGIAVMGTYAAAEIGIVTYAGNQHIGTYSTTPAQASLVLSGFWVVFTLSRFITDPLARRFGTKTLVLACVGIAFLALIGWILGAGVWTFLVIGLALGPIFPAMQKFINNHLPDEKKGLFNGGTYASLGAITSLVLPLMGSLGEGGIQRAFIPSAVCLILLFVLVPVVIRRLDNQP, from the coding sequence ATGTCCAACAAAGCACAATCCCCATCACCGACGAATTTCAGGGCCGTCCAGTTTCTGGTTCTGGGAGCCCAGTTCATCTTCGCCCTGGCGGCGAATACCATCCAACCCCTGCTTCCCACCATCCAGGAGGAACTGGGATTAAGCATCTTCGCCAGCAGCGCCCTGCCTACCATCTACACCGTTTCCCTGGCGTTCACAAACCTGGCCGTAGGGTTTTTCATCGGTAAATTGGGAATCAAGCGGATGATTCTGGGGGCGGGAATCCTGGGTGTCCTCGCCAGCCTGCTTGCCTTTTTGAGCCCGAGCTTTGCGGTCCTGACCCTGGCATACATCGCCTACGGCTTTGCCATCGGTTCAGCCTTCACCAGTCTGACCACCCTCTACAGCCATCTGCCGGAACGCTACCGCGACTTCGGTCTCTACCACGCCTTCTTCGGGATCGGCGGTATCGTCGCGCCCTTGATAACCGGGTTCGTACAGAACCGCGGGTTGGACTTCCATCTGATCTTCCTGGTGTACCTCATACTTATGTTCGTAAGCTTTTTGGTTTTTCTGCTCTTTCCCGGGTTGGAAAACCGGAAATACCAAAACGGCTCCATGGGGTCCATGGTAAAAACCCTGCTCGGCCCCCTATTGATCATGGGAATCGCGGTAATGGGTACCTATGCAGCCGCGGAGATTGGAATCGTAACCTACGCGGGAAACCAGCACATCGGAACCTACAGTACCACCCCGGCCCAGGCGAGTCTGGTCCTCAGCGGATTCTGGGTGGTGTTCACCCTTTCGCGGTTTATCACCGACCCTCTTGCCCGGCGCTTCGGCACAAAAACCCTGGTGCTTGCCTGTGTAGGCATTGCATTCTTGGCTCTGATAGGATGGATCCTCGGAGCCGGGGTTTGGACCTTCCTGGTTATCGGGCTTGCTCTGGGTCCAATCTTCCCCGCTATGCAAAAGTTCATTAACAACCATCTTCCCGATGAGAAAAAAGGCCTCTTCAACGGCGGAACCTACGCCTCCCTGGGGGCCATCACCAGCTTGGTACTTCCCCTCATGGGTAGTCTTGGTGAAGGGGGAATTCAACGCGCCTTTATTCCCTCGGCGGTGTGTCTGATACTGCTGTTTGTGCTTGTACCGGTGGTGATTCGACGGCTGGATAATCAACCCTGA
- a CDS encoding DMT family transporter has translation MLFIVMFLAMFFWGGSWVSAKLLSVTADPVLLTFWRFALISVAALPLIRLDRRLGSWAIRAGGGAETTPPVNPGKGLEHRAAKSPETNKTTQSNRHTWCWTVLAAVLLTLYNLVFFGGLQYGASGKAGVIVTTINPLFAFLLASLFEAHKPKVLQWLGLALGIAGGALQTLPDLLGGDRGLTVYTLLFLGAGLLWAGLTLCSHRAQRGSGVFTYTARVYSLSSGILLVLLLATRGFTWLGDPVMFQPNFWLNELYLALPAGVFATGMYFFAAHALGSGRGSSFTFLVPLSALLLSWILLGEQPGIFTLLGGSLSAAAVYIIQKQGAGPGK, from the coding sequence ATGCTGTTTATCGTTATGTTTCTTGCCATGTTCTTTTGGGGGGGAAGCTGGGTCAGTGCCAAGCTGCTTTCGGTGACTGCAGATCCGGTGCTCTTAACCTTCTGGCGCTTCGCCCTGATCAGTGTGGCGGCCCTGCCCCTTATCCGCCTGGACCGCCGCCTGGGATCCTGGGCTATCAGGGCTGGTGGAGGAGCCGAGACTACGCCCCCGGTGAATCCCGGGAAGGGCCTGGAGCACCGGGCAGCAAAATCACCCGAAACAAACAAAACAACCCAGAGCAACAGGCACACCTGGTGCTGGACCGTTTTGGCTGCAGTTCTCTTGACCCTGTACAACCTGGTGTTTTTCGGCGGGCTCCAATACGGAGCCTCGGGGAAGGCCGGGGTCATTGTTACCACCATCAACCCGCTTTTTGCCTTCCTCCTGGCCAGTCTCTTCGAGGCCCACAAACCCAAGGTCTTGCAATGGCTCGGCCTCGCCCTGGGAATTGCAGGCGGGGCATTGCAGACCCTCCCGGATCTACTGGGCGGCGATCGGGGACTGACGGTCTACACCCTTCTCTTTTTGGGGGCGGGCCTGCTCTGGGCCGGGCTTACCCTATGCAGCCACCGGGCTCAGCGGGGTTCCGGGGTGTTTACCTACACGGCCCGGGTGTACAGCCTATCCTCGGGGATTCTACTGGTTCTGCTGCTTGCCACCCGGGGATTCACCTGGCTGGGCGATCCGGTCATGTTCCAGCCGAATTTCTGGCTGAACGAACTGTACCTGGCCCTTCCGGCCGGGGTATTCGCCACGGGAATGTACTTCTTTGCCGCCCACGCCCTGGGCAGCGGCAGGGGTTCGAGCTTTACCTTTCTGGTGCCCCTTTCGGCCCTGCTACTCAGTTGGATTCTCCTGGGGGAACAGCCCGGGATATTTACCCTATTGGGGGGCAGCCTCTCCGCCGCTGCGGTATACATCATCCAGAAACAGGGGGCTGGACCGGGCAAATAG